Proteins from a genomic interval of Aspergillus flavus chromosome 7, complete sequence:
- a CDS encoding flocculation suppression protein, with translation MSGLADPASRNTVVSGATDVPGRTRKLPLLSSSVPASGQPMGDPMEVTPPASAAATGAGPSAHNNSDNDRAGASTIATSNGSTEPAHVHNHVAPSQAIGAAAAAQQPKVVQTAFIHKLYNMLEDPSIQHLISWSQTNDSFVMSPTPEFSKVLAQYFKHTNISSFVRQLNMYGFHKVSDVFHTGSPDSALWEFKHGNGNFKRGDLIGLREIKRRASRHALIHRDSFPGHKAAASQPGTPAEPVPDATEARLMNLEHTLYDMHNRLSRAEEGNAALNARCLAMAESLSRCYHWTHSISRFLQGMIPDREGLLYRDVSSMQAELEKHLDSVRALEHPPDPYLSIRQPYVPTVSIDPGPPLSPRQMPQEDSRRPSVMDATRPNMIRPPVPSHLAVSPRRYGSIGAANSSPTYSRPQVPTVIPPQQPVPHPLSSVSSPPGPNLARRHTSADIRQHGWPPPGVSPFQSAHQPGTATAPWSPSPHRTPTSSDQQVREVLAQYEMGAPRRLQDTSRHATPPLNPDQTNSGPTADSSWTLGPRFPRHDTSLPATRRSSMASNVHSLLNPADTAERPDEEQHATLEDRKRKRLE, from the exons ATGAGCGGTCTCGCCGATCCCGCGTCTAGAAATACCGTAGTATCTGGCGCTACAGATGTGCCAGGCAGGACACGAAagcttcctctcctctcttcctccgttCCAGCTTCCGGTCAACCGATGGGTGATCCTATGGAGGTCACTCCGCCTGCTTCAGCAGCGGCAACGGGCGCTGGGCCCTCAGCCCACAACAATTCTGACAATGATCGAGCGGGCGCAAGCACTATAGCCACTTCCAATGGTTCTACTGAACCTGCACATGTGCACAATCATGTAGCGCCCAGCCAGGCCATTGgggctgcagctgcagcccAGCAGCCCAAGGTCGTGCAAACTGCCTTTATTCACAAGCTGTATAA TATGCTAGAGGACCCAAGTATCCAACATCTAATTTCATGGTCCCAGACTAACGACAGCTTCGTCATGTCCCCTACTCCCGAATTCTCTAAAGTCCTTGC CCAATACTTCAAACATACCAATATTTCGTCGTTCGTAAGGCAATTGAACATGTACGGCTTTCATAAAG TGAGCGATGTGTTCCACACTGGATCGCCAGACTCGGCACTTTGGGAGTTCAAGCACGGGAATGGCAATTTCAAACGTGGTGATCTGATTGGATTACGGGAGATCAAAAGGCGAGCCTCTCGGCATGCGTTGATCCATCGCGACTCGTTTCCGGGCCACAAAGCCGCTGCCTCCCAGCCTGGCACACCGGCTGAACCAGTCCCTGATGCCACTGAAGCTCGCTTGATGAATCTGGAGCATACGTTGTACGACATGCACAACCGCTTGAGTCGCGCGGAGGAAGGCAATGCGGCACTCAATGCAAGATGCCTAGCCATGGCGGAGAGCCTGAGCAGGTGCTATCAT TGGACACATTCAATATCGCGCTTTTTGCAAGGTATGATTCCGGATCGTGAAGGTCTCCTGTACAGAGATG TATCCAGCATGCAGGCAGAACTGGAGAAACACCTCGACAGTGTGCGAGCCCTCGAGCATCCCCCTGATCCGTATCTATCAATTCGACAGCCCTACGTCCCAACTGTATCGATTGATCCAGGTCCACCTCTATCTCCGCGTCAAATGCCACAGGAAGACAGTCGTCGGCCTTCGGTGATGGATGCGACTAGACCTAATATGATACGACCACCTGTTCCTTCACATCTAGCTGTATCGCCTCGTAGATATGGCTCAATTGGCGCGGCAAATTCTTCCCCAACTTATAGCCGCCCGCAAGTCCCGACAGTCATTCCCCCACAGCAGCCGGTGCCGCATCCCCTTTCATCCGTCTCCTCCCCGCCGGGTCCCAACTTGGCTCGCCGACATACATCTGCAGACATTCGGCAGCATGGCTGGCCCCCGCCTGGCGTGTCCCCATTCCAGTCTGCTCATCAGCCTGGTACAGCAACAGCCCCCTGGTCTCCGTCACCGCATCGAACCCCGACTTCAAGTGACCAGCAGGTTCGAGAAGTTCTGGCCCAATATGAGATGGGAGCACCACGACGCCTGCAGGATACCTCGCGTCACGCTACCCCTCCTCTGAATCCCGACCAAACAAACTCAGGACCTACCGCCGATAGTAGTTGGACATTGGGTCCGAGATTCCCTCGGCATGACACCTCTTTGCCTGCAACAAGACGGTCAAGTATGGCTAGCAATGTACATTCCTTGCTAAATCCAGCTGATACCGCCGAAAGACCCGACGAGGAACAGCATGCCACACTCGAGGATCGAAAACGAAAGCGTCTGGAGTAA
- a CDS encoding uncharacterized protein (of unknown function-domain containing protein), whose translation MSLSKTETDVILNKANVALARSQRLVASWLPPKTQEEQANTKSEEALQQEEDEVFTAVPETLGVGAPLPSRAADGSWNRTELDSNDKLRRQLLGKNYKKIMSERSAAAGRQPSNMKSLSGASSATNQSQTTAGRAGDDDDEDEGRTASVGKKGPTKKRKAESIPRSLDYIVTDNDDRGDRVDGGGDGEVETLVKQGESLSQQPSRLRGRRKATSFLDEILAERSRKRKKK comes from the exons ATGTCTTTATCCAAGACGGAAACAGATGTTATACTAAACAAAGCCAATGTTGCTTTAGCACGCAGTCAGCGACTCGTCGCCTCATGGTTACCCCCGAAGACTCAGGAGGAACAAGCCAATACAAAGTCTGAAGAGGCGTtacagcaagaagaggatgaggttTTCACAGCTGTGCCAGAAAC TTTAGGTGTTGGGGCACCCCTTCCCTCCAGGGCAGCCGATGGAAGTTGGAATCGCACGGAACTTGACTCCAACGATAAACTGCGGAGACAGCTTCTTGGGAAGAATTACAAGAAAATCATGTCGGAGAGGAGTGCAGCGGCGGGTCGACAGCCGAGCAACATGAAAAGCTTATCAGGTGCCAGCTCTGCTACGAATCAGTCCCAGACTACGGCGGGCAGAGCtggtgacgatgatgacgaggacgaaGGACGAACGGCCTCAGTCGGAAAGAAGGGCCCgactaagaaaagaaaagcggaGTCTATTCCGAGGTCTCTTGACTATATCGTAACTGACAACGACGATCGTGGGGATCGGGTTGATGGCggtggagatggtgaggTTGAGACATTGGTGAAGCAAGGAGAGTCTTTATCACAACAGCCATCTCGACTGcgagggaggaggaaagCTACAAGCTTCTTAGACGAGATTCTTGCTGAgcggtcaaggaagaggaagaagaaatag
- a CDS encoding putative ATP-dependent RNA helicase: MAVESAVRKYGKMLGCDFSDCSRYKILQLHSNLPDGQKELFSPVSRACRRVILSTDVAETSITISDVKVVIDPGKSIQCCSACRQGWQSPAGEYFALFTRDMHKSFRITRFPGMMREDLQQATLQVKRTVSSASIQDTLRDSIEPPDAAKLDLAISNLQLLRALDEKERLTPLGVLLSELPLDPCRAKLILLGVIFRCLDQLLIIGVIGGDQSLFYSSPVQETRNDVHRTRVEFSRNTWSDHLSAANAFKATREVWYRKGRAAAFGFAVSNHIHFDRVYEVLQAARHTLEFLAKRKIISCHEHLDERFQFGGASLNTNSWRTPLIKALLFHVMYPNLAAPSSASRRRYYTETNDMTHMSPSSVNSTERPRSLFIFNSTTKPSSGDTYVLKQTSHVTPLAACLLGGRLHGSGRRICMDSWLGFLVQANEGSGGDRAARLLIELRKTLQIAFDAAFHSLGQLENHQPTKEPKSTRSHDLLFDMISEIMIDILVRDIDPVYSKRVKTATQWA; the protein is encoded by the exons ATGGCTGTTGAAAGTGCCGTCCGAAAATATGGAAAGATGCTAGGCTGTGACTTCTCTGACTGTAGTCGTTACAAGATTTTGCAGCTCCATTCGAACCTTCCCGATGGTCAGAAAGAGCTTTTTAGTCCAGTTTCGCGAGCTTGTCGCCGAGTTATCTTGTCTACTGATGTGGCCGAAACCTCGATAACTATTTCAGATGTGAAGGTTGTCATTGATCCAGGAAAG TCAATCCAGTGCTGCTCAGCGTGCAGGCAGGGCTGGCAGAGTCCAGCAGGAGAGTACTTTGCTCTTTTTACGAGGGATATGCACAAGTCTTTCCGCATCACCAGATTTCCAGGAATGATGCGGGAGGACTTGCAACAGGCTACTTTGCAAGTGAAGCGGACAGTATCGTCTGCCTCCATCCAGGACACCTTACGAGATTCCATTGAACCTCCGGACGCGGCCAAGTTGGACTTGGCAATTAGTAACCTACAACTTTTGAGAGCACtggatgagaaagagagacTTACCCCCCTCGGAGTCCTTCTCTCAGAGCTGCCACTTGACCCTTGCCGCGCTAAGCTGATTCTGTTGGGGGTTATATTTCGCTGCCTCGATCAGCTTCTCATTATTGGGGTAATCGGGGGCGACCAATCTTTGTTCTACTCATCGCCGGTCCAGGAGACACGTAATGATGTGCACAGGACTCGTGTAGAATTTTCACGAAACACCTGGAGCGACCACCTCAGCGCGGCCAACGCATTCAAGGCGACCCGTGAGGTTTGGTATCGAAAGGGTCGTGCAGCCGCATTTGGGTTCGCAGTATCGAACCATATACACTTCGATCGCGTCTATGAAGTGCTACAGGCGGCCCGTCATACGCTTGAGTTCCTAGCTAAGAGAAAGATTATCTCCTGCCATGAACACCTGGATGAGCGCTTCCAGTTTGGAGGTGCCAGTTTGAATACCAATTCATGGCGTACCCCACTCATCAAAGCTCTGCTATTTCATGTCATGTATCCCAACCTTGCAGCCCCTTCGTCAGCTTCGCGCAGGCGTTACTATACTGAGACAAATGATATGACACACATGTCACCCTCTTCTGTCAATTCCACGGAGCGACCAAGGAGTCTGTTCATCTTTAATTCGACGACCAAGCCTTCTTCGGGGGACACGTATGTTCTAAAGCAAACTTCACATGTCACGCCGCTCGCCGCTTGCCTCCTGGGAGGGCGACTCCATGGAAGTGGCCGCAGAATATGCATGGACTCTTGGCTGGGCTTCCTAGTCCAGGCCAATGAGGGGTCGGGAGGCGATCGTGCAGCCAGATTATTGATTGAACTTCGAAAGACACTACAAATA GCATTCGATGCAGCTTTCCATTCCTTAGGCCAACTAGAAAACCACCAGCCCACTAAAGAGCCTAAGTCTACCAGATCACACGACCTACTCTTCGATATGATATCTGAGATCATGATAGATATCCTTGTCAGGGACATTGATCCCGTGTACTCCAAGCGCGTCAAGACAGCGACACAGTGGGCATAA
- a CDS encoding uncharacterized protein (expressed protein): MTRTRSTAACAFEGEATIASLERSIAPSRSQEKGSVAENGSACDDSGLSSRAPDVNISSAVDESQNVNDALPGEEDYNGFGQVLLRSPKPVLHSEFVQKGLIRLISRFVSRDKGKFDCAVDCALQHTSTTITTSGTGSSKSSAELQALLALISRLHTSGSLQELNELRKELQHMKLHIDEDMFIVMLRALKDLKRAPSFSTAKCSGGPTEISISTDQEAYHELNKVDSSLGLPVDTGSGKSTQVPQMLLDDAMVKGSGSLCKILCV, from the exons ATGACTAGGACGAGATCAACCGCAGCGTGTGCctttgaaggagaagctACAATAGCATCCTTGGAGCGCTCCATCGCACCATCCCGAAGCCAGGAAAAGGGCTCTGTAGCTGAGAATGGGTCAGCGTGCGACGACAGTGGTTTGTCTTCAAGAGCACCCGACGTCAATATATCTAGTGCCGTAGACGAATCACAAAATGTTAACGATGCTCTTCCTGGAGAGGAAGACTATAATGGTTTTGGACAGGTACTCTTGCGGTCTCCCAAGCCTGTCCTACACTCTGAATTTGTTCAGAAAGGGTTAATACGGCTCATTTCTCGATTTGTTAGCCGTGACAAAGGCAAGTTTGATTGCGCTGTAGATTGTGCCCTTCAGCATACATCTACAACTATAACCACGTCCGGAACAGGAAGCTCGAAG TCTTCAGCAGAATTACAGGCcttgttggccttgatcTCAAGACTCCATACAAGTGGCTCATTGCAAGAGCTCAACGAATTAAGAAAAGAATTGCAACATATGAAGTTACATATAGACGAAGACATGTTTATTGTCATGCTTAGGGCCTTGAAGGATTTAAAACGTGCCCCCTCCTTTTCCACTGCAAAATGCAGTGGAGGGCCAACGGAGATTTCTATTTCTACTGACCAGGAGGCTTACCATGAGCTGAACAAAGTCGATAGCTCATTGGGCTTGCCTGTTG ATACTGGCTCCGGAAAGTCAACACAAGTGCCCCAGATGCTGCTCGACGATGCTATGGTCAAGGGCTCTGGAAGTCTGTGCAAAATACTTTGCGTCTAA
- a CDS encoding oxidoreductase-like protein, which produces MGKGRSVFKMAPCLSGMGHVLPINQARSLPASALSIGRYAQFPSTRRTASHAHTKSQDTTAYLNNSEAPQAHPLSGYYHDILSSRSPYSRQASSSRPISEEPDNEPSISSKIEPQSPQDKMSIVFGTRLAGPGRSSRYNPGATPSESTWKTINGVAIPPRPEEPDNCCMSGCVHCVWDDFRDEMEDWAARVAQAKAKGTSEGPTGDLLHTPRAEVASASTSMDDDGGGSETKWTIPDQADDLFASIPVGIREFMKTEKKLKQKHQQHGEGS; this is translated from the coding sequence ATGGGTAAAGGGCGATCGGTGTTCAAAATGGCCCCCTGCTTGTCGGGCATGGGTCATGTTCTACCTATAAATCAGGCGCGCTCTCTCCCTGCGTCAGCATTGTCTATCGGACGATATGCACAGTTTCCCTCGACCCGACGGACTGCTAGCCATGCGCATACCAAGTCCCAGGATACGACAGCATACTTGAACAATTCAGAAGCCCCTCAAGCACATCCATTATCGGGGTATTATCATGACATTCTCTCATCTCGCTCTCCTTACAGTCGTCAAGCAAGTTCCTCGCGTCCTATTTCTGAAGAACCGGATAATGAGCCGTCAATATCTTCGAAAATCGAGCCTCAGTCGCCGCAGGACAAGATGTCTATTGTGTTCGGCACTCGCCTTGCTGGCCCCGGTCGCTCTTCACGGTATAATCCCGGTGCGACGCCATCAGAGTCTACATGGAAAACTATAAATGGGGTTGCGATACCGCCTAGGCCAGAGGAACCTGACAATTGCTGCATGAGTGGCTGTGTACATTGTGTCTGGGATGATTTTCGtgatgaaatggaagatTGGGCGGCGAGGGTCGCGCAGGCTAAGGCCAAAGGCACTTCGGAAGGGCCGACTGGGGATTTGCTCCACACTCCAAGGGCCGAGGTTGCTTCTGCGAGCACTAGCATGGATGACGATGGAGGCGGGAGTGAGACAAAGTGGACTATTCCCGATCAGGCAGACGATCTGTTTGCCAGCATCCCGGTTGGGATTCGAGAGTTTATGAAGACGGAGAAAAAATTGAAACAAAAACACCAGCAACATGGAGAAGGATCATGA
- a CDS encoding 60S ribosomal protein eL13 gives MAIKHNNQILNQHFRKDWQRRVRVHFDQPGRKHRRREARLAKAAAVAPRPVDKLRPVVRCPTVKYNRRVRAGRGFTLAELKEAGIPKKLASTIGIAVDHRRVNYSKESLVANVDRLKDYKARLILFPRKSGQFKKLDSSAEEVSAAKAAFAAEGKTEGYATRANATLPIKNLTAEEAVTEIKRDDLPKGEEAAYRRLREARSEARHKGIREKRARAKAEEESAAKK, from the exons ATG GCGATCAAGCACAACAACCAGATTCTCAACCAGC ACTTCCGCAAGGACTGGCAGCGTCGTGTGCGCGTGCACTTCGACCAG CCTGGCCGCAAGCACCGCCGTCGTGAGGCCCGTCTTGCGAAGGCCGCCGCTGTTGCCCCTCGTCCGGTTGACAAGCTGCGTCCCGTTGTGCGTTGCCCTACTGTCAAGTACAACCGCCGTGTCCGTGCCGGTCGTGGATTCACTCTCGCTGAGCTGAAG GAAGCCGGAATCCCCAAGAAGCTCGCTTCTACCATCGGTATCGCCGTTGACCACCGCCGTGTCAACTACTCCAAGGAGTCGCTGGTCGCCAATGTTGATCGTCTCAAGGACTACAAGGCCCGCTTGATCCTCTTCCCCCGCAAGAGTGGTCAGTTCAAGAAGCTTGACTCTTCTGCTGAAGAGGTCAGCGCTGCCAAGGCTGCCTTCGCCGCTGAGGGCAAGACTGAGGGTTATGCCACTCGCGCCAATGCTACCCTTCCCATCAAGAACCTCACTGCTGAGGAGGCTGTCACTGAGATCAAGCGTGATGACCTGCCCAAGGGTGAGGAGGCTGCCTACCGCCGTTTGCGCGAGGCCCGCAGTGAAGCCCGCCACAAGGGTATCCGGGAGAAGCGTGCTAGGGCTAAGGCCGAGGAGGAGTCCGCCGCCAAGAAATAA